One part of the Rutidosis leptorrhynchoides isolate AG116_Rl617_1_P2 chromosome 1, CSIRO_AGI_Rlap_v1, whole genome shotgun sequence genome encodes these proteins:
- the LOC139886269 gene encoding AP-3 complex subunit sigma-like, translating to MIRAVIIINDQSNPRLVKFYDYQPVEKQHELIRNIYGVLCSRSENVSTFVQVESTFGPDTRLVYKTFATLYFIVIFDDSENELAILDVMQVFVETLDKCFTNACELDIVFNFNKVHTILDEIIMGGLLEAKLDLGYMS from the exons ATGATACGAGCGGTTATTATAATCAACGATCAAAGCAATCCTCGCCTCGTCAAATTTTACGATTATCAG CCAGTGGAGAAACAACATGAACTCATCCGGAACATCTACGGAG TTTTATGCAGTAGATCGGAGAATGTGAGCACTTTTGTTCAAGTAGAATCGACTTTTGGTCCG GATACCCGACTTGTATACAAGACTtttgctacactatactttattgTCATCTTTGATGATTCTGAAAATGAGCTTGCCATTCTAGATGTTATGCAAG TATTTGTGGAGACATTGGACAAGTGTTTCACTAATGCGTGCGAGCTTGATATCGTCTTCAATTTCAACAAG GTACATACCATCCTGGATGAGATTATAATGGGAGGTCTGTTGGAAGCTAAACTTGATTTGGGCTATATGTCTTGA